One window from the genome of Salisaeta longa DSM 21114 encodes:
- the nuoH gene encoding NADH-quinone oxidoreductase subunit NuoH gives MDFSLLLTALFAFLVVNGMLLSASVLVYAERRVSGFIQNRPGPNRVGPAGLLQPFADVLKFVLKEDVRPAASNGFLHAMAPVLTVVIAMTTASLIPFAEGVVVADINVGVLMLLALTSVTVYGITLAGWSSNSKFSLLGGLRSAAQMISYELSMGLAVISVVLIAGTLSLPGIVENQSSGWAILGWNVFRNPVGALIFIVTAFAETNRAPFDLPEAEQELVGGFHTEYSGMKFGMFFLAEYVNWFIASFMIVTLFFGGYLIPFQPLLLQAFPALDGSILLGFLQFGALMLKVAFFAFLFIWVRWTFPRFKYNQLMQLGWKQLLPIALANTLLIAVGVALFRTFL, from the coding sequence ATGGATTTTTCGCTGCTCCTTACAGCTCTTTTTGCCTTCCTGGTTGTTAACGGGATGCTCCTCTCGGCCTCGGTGCTCGTCTATGCCGAGCGGCGCGTATCGGGCTTCATCCAAAACCGACCCGGTCCAAACCGTGTGGGCCCCGCGGGGCTGCTGCAGCCGTTTGCCGACGTGCTCAAGTTCGTTTTGAAGGAGGACGTGCGCCCCGCCGCCTCCAACGGCTTTTTGCACGCCATGGCCCCGGTGCTTACGGTGGTGATTGCCATGACCACCGCCTCGCTCATTCCGTTTGCCGAAGGCGTGGTGGTCGCCGACATCAACGTGGGCGTGCTGATGCTGCTGGCCCTCACCTCCGTGACGGTGTACGGCATCACGCTGGCGGGCTGGAGCTCCAACAGCAAGTTCTCGCTGCTGGGCGGATTGCGCTCGGCCGCGCAGATGATCTCGTACGAGCTGTCGATGGGCCTGGCCGTCATCTCGGTCGTGCTCATCGCCGGCACCCTCAGCCTGCCGGGCATCGTCGAAAATCAGTCGTCGGGCTGGGCCATTTTGGGCTGGAATGTATTTCGAAATCCGGTGGGGGCACTCATCTTCATCGTGACGGCCTTCGCCGAAACGAACCGCGCACCGTTTGACCTGCCCGAGGCCGAGCAGGAGCTCGTGGGCGGCTTCCACACCGAATACAGCGGCATGAAGTTCGGCATGTTCTTCCTGGCCGAGTACGTCAACTGGTTCATTGCCTCTTTCATGATCGTCACGCTGTTCTTTGGCGGCTACCTCATTCCGTTTCAGCCGCTGCTCCTGCAAGCCTTTCCCGCGCTCGACGGCTCCATCCTGTTGGGCTTCCTGCAATTCGGCGCGCTGATGCTCAAGGTGGCGTTCTTTGCCTTCCTGTTCATCTGGGTGCGGTGGACGTTCCCGCGCTTCAAGTACAACCAGCTGATGCAGTTGGGCTGGAAGCAGCTGCTGCCCATTGCGCTGGCGAATACGCTCCTCATTGCTGTGGGCGTCGCGCTCTTCCGCACGTTCCTGTAG
- a CDS encoding CBS and ACT domain-containing protein, which yields MQHPVVTTAPGRSIVSAYRYMHEHDLRHLPVMDGRRLVGVVTDRDLRFATSALHPRPSEAEASVEQVMTPDPITAGPLDPVEEAARLLQTKRIGCLPVLDGADLRGIVTVTNVMEAVLRLTGIEKPGGRLAVALVDEPGQLARLTQRVAEAGLDIRSVLSYYRPHQHEGPEAAPEASEDRLHVILRVDTLNVRPIAEALRSEGFDVVWPVAKPS from the coding sequence ATGCAACATCCGGTAGTCACCACGGCGCCGGGTCGGTCGATTGTCTCGGCGTATCGCTACATGCATGAGCATGATCTGCGGCACCTGCCGGTGATGGACGGGCGGCGGCTGGTGGGCGTTGTGACCGATCGCGATCTGCGGTTCGCAACCAGCGCTCTGCATCCGCGCCCCTCGGAGGCCGAGGCATCCGTCGAACAGGTCATGACGCCCGATCCCATCACGGCGGGCCCGCTCGACCCGGTGGAAGAGGCCGCCCGCCTGTTGCAAACGAAGCGCATTGGGTGCCTGCCGGTACTGGATGGCGCCGACCTGCGCGGCATCGTGACGGTGACGAACGTCATGGAGGCCGTGCTGCGGCTTACCGGCATCGAAAAGCCCGGCGGCCGCCTCGCCGTGGCGCTCGTCGACGAACCTGGGCAACTGGCGCGCCTCACGCAGCGCGTGGCCGAGGCGGGCCTGGACATTCGCTCGGTGCTCAGCTATTACCGCCCGCACCAGCACGAGGGCCCGGAAGCAGCGCCCGAGGCATCCGAAGACCGGCTGCACGTCATCCTGCGGGTGGATACCCTCAACGTGCGGCCCATCGCGGAAGCCCTTCGCTCTGAAGGCTTC
- a CDS encoding class II D-tagatose-bisphosphate aldolase non-catalytic subunit yields the protein MPSPDALVRRAAAAANSSPARLLATLLTGPCAAEARGVTRHTLLAVCPTSPAVVEAAIDAAEHARAPLLVVATLNQVDRDGGYTGWTPAALRSAVDDARASYEATVPVLLGLDHGGPYKKDAQHDAQPPLPDALAATEASIDACLAAGYEVLHLDATTDPHHDGPLPVEALVDRTVHLQQYAERARRAHKAPPIGYEVGPEEAHAKDAAARFEAFVTGWQNAQHRADVGPPVFVVGDLGTQLNTQAFDASRARRFATLAHERLGALLKAHYTDDVDDLPAYPLHGVGGANVGPGLAAVEYDALCELAALAERIGAPSEIPSVVRHAVVASERWTKWVDDPAPAFDALPASTQAWLVRTGSRYVWSTAAVQEARRALYDRVQPYRNGPAYVHWRLRTALLRYLHAFNLVGWCDALPTWLAAARS from the coding sequence ATGCCTTCTCCCGATGCCCTTGTACGCCGCGCGGCGGCGGCCGCCAACAGTTCGCCGGCCCGCCTCCTGGCCACCCTCCTCACGGGGCCGTGTGCAGCCGAAGCCCGCGGCGTCACGCGGCACACCCTGCTCGCGGTGTGCCCCACCTCGCCGGCCGTGGTAGAAGCCGCCATCGACGCTGCAGAACATGCCCGCGCCCCGCTGCTCGTGGTGGCCACCCTGAACCAAGTGGACCGCGACGGCGGCTATACGGGCTGGACGCCGGCGGCCCTGCGCAGCGCGGTCGACGACGCCCGCGCTTCGTACGAGGCCACCGTGCCGGTGCTGCTGGGGCTGGATCATGGCGGGCCGTACAAGAAAGACGCACAGCACGACGCGCAACCGCCCCTGCCTGATGCCCTCGCGGCCACCGAGGCCTCCATCGACGCCTGCCTAGCCGCCGGATACGAGGTGCTGCACCTCGATGCCACCACCGACCCCCACCACGACGGCCCGCTTCCTGTGGAGGCGCTCGTTGATCGCACGGTGCACCTACAGCAATATGCCGAACGGGCGCGCCGGGCGCACAAGGCCCCGCCCATCGGGTACGAGGTGGGCCCCGAAGAAGCGCATGCCAAAGACGCCGCCGCGCGGTTTGAAGCATTTGTGACCGGCTGGCAGAACGCACAGCACCGCGCCGACGTGGGGCCGCCCGTCTTTGTCGTGGGCGACCTAGGCACGCAGCTCAACACCCAGGCGTTTGATGCGTCGCGGGCGCGCCGGTTTGCCACGCTGGCCCACGAGCGCCTGGGCGCGCTCCTCAAGGCCCATTACACCGACGACGTCGATGACCTGCCGGCGTATCCGCTTCATGGGGTGGGCGGCGCCAACGTGGGGCCCGGCCTGGCCGCCGTAGAGTACGACGCCCTCTGTGAACTCGCGGCCCTCGCCGAGCGGATCGGCGCGCCGTCGGAGATTCCATCGGTCGTGCGTCATGCCGTTGTGGCGAGCGAGCGCTGGACGAAGTGGGTCGACGACCCGGCGCCCGCCTTCGATGCGCTCCCCGCGTCGACCCAAGCCTGGCTCGTGCGCACCGGGAGCCGCTACGTGTGGAGCACCGCCGCCGTGCAGGAGGCGCGCCGCGCACTCTACGATCGCGTGCAGCCCTACCGCAACGGTCCGGCGTACGTGCACTGGCGGCTGCGCACCGCCCTCCTCCGGTACCTGCACGCCTTCAACCTTGTGGGCTGGTGCGACGCCCTCCCCACATGGCTTGCCGCTGCGCGCTCGTAG